CCGCGGATACGGGCGCCTCGAGAAATCCCGTGAGCCCATCGACCACGCCGCTGACGAACAGGGCGAAGGGGACGATTGCGTCATCGCGGCGGATCGCCCGCTCGCGTTCGGCGGCGATGTGCACCGCGAGATCTTGGGCGTGCTGAATTCGCATGACACGCACCGGGTCCGGCAGGTGTGATAGCAGGCGCTGCATCCCGGAGGTGAACTCTTCCTGCGACCGCATCGCATCCGATTGGAACAGGACGACGTCGACCTGCCCACTGCGCTGCAGCTGCTCGACAAACGACACATACGAGCTGTCCGGCGACTCCGCGAACTCGAGCAGCGGCAGGACGTGCGCCTCCAGTTGCGCGCGCAGATCGTTGGGATCCGCTCGGGCCCGTAGTAGCGCGCGTCGTTGCGTCAGGTCGCTTATTCGGTAGGCGAAGATCGCCCGCAGCAGGCCGTCTTTGGATCCGAAGTGGTAGCGGATGGCCGAGTTGTTCGAGGACCCCGCCTCCATAGAGATCTGGCGCAACGAGACGCCCGCGAGTCCGTGCTCGGCGAAAAGCCGCTCGGCGGCCAGCACCAGTTGCAACGCGGTGGCCGGCGCGGGTCCTCGCGGTGTGCTCACCACCAGATCATTGCGCATCGGCCGCCGCCGAGTGGTCGAGGGCTTGGGGCAGGCGAGCCCAGAGCGTTGGGGGGTGGAACCTGGGCCGACGCCTCGACGATCTGTTGGCTGAAGTTGCGAACGATACCGGCGCCAGCGGCCATACTGACTCCTGGCGTGATCAAAACAGGAGGCTGCGGTGACGATCTTGGTGCTGGTAGTGACCGCCGTGTTTTTCTTGGGCATGGGCATCTATGCATTGGCGGCTCCGGCGGCGTTGATTCGGGTATTCGGCATCACGCTGTCCAAGCCGGAGTCCCGCGCCGAGGTACGTGCCGTCTACGGCGGCTTCGGCCTCGCGATCGCCGGGGCATTGGCATTCGCGGCCCAGCAATCGGACACCGGGTCGCCTCGAACGGGAATCATGATCGCCGTCGGCCTGGCCCTGGCGGGTATGGCATTCGGCCGGCTGGTTTCCGCAGTCATCGACGGCCGGACTCCCTTCTATCCCAACTGGTTTTACTTTCTCGTAGAGGTGGTGGGCGCCACCGCGCTGCTGCTTACCGCACGGGGATGACTACGGTCGAACGGCCACCGCGGGATCCGAATGCCGTCAGCCGTCGTCACATGCTGCGACTGGTCGGCAACGTCGGATTGGCCGCCACCATTGCCGCCTGCGCACCGCCGAGCGTGGCGGATCCCGCCGCGCCGAATCCTGTTGCCGCACCGCTACTCTGCCGTGACGCCTGGGGTGCCCGCCCGGCGCGGCCTGGTGGACGAGTCCATACGATCACCCGGATGACGCTGCACCACGAAGCTGTGGTGCTCGGCGACAACCGCAATAGTCCCAGCCGGCTGCGCCAGGACCAGCGCTATCACCAGGATCAGCTGGGCTGGATCGACATCGCCTATCACGTTGGGGTGGACCGCAACGGCAACATCTACGCACTGCGCGGCACCGAGTATGCGGGTGACACCGCGACGGACTACAACACCATGGGCCATTTCCTCGTTTTGTGTGAGGGCGACTTCGATCGCGAGGAGGTGTCGGAGGCCCAGCTGCATGGTGCCGCGTTGGCATTCGCCTGGGCCGCACAACGCTTCGTCATCGCGCCCGACACCCTTGCGGGCCATCGGGACCTCGCCAACACGTCGTGCCCGGGGGCGAACCTCTATGCCCATCTGAGCTCCGGTGACTTGAAGCGGCGCATCACCAACCTGCTGGCCGCCGGACCGGTCAACCTGCGGTCGTTCTGTGGACCCGAAGCGGCCGAGCGAGTCGCAGCAATCGAGGCCGGCCACTAGCAGCCGTACTCAGTGCACCCGTTCTATGGCGGTGCAGCGCGTGCCGTCGATGGTCAACAGCACCGCCCCCATCGTCATCGGCCCCGACGCCAACCGGTACGGGGGTAACGCGCCATAGTCCTCACCGCGGATCTCGGCCACCCAATGCTCCGGGTCGATGCCGATGACACCGCCTGTCGCGCCGGTCATTCCGACGTCGGTGACCAGCGCGGTGCCCCCGGGCAGCAGATGCAGCGGCAGCGTCGCCTCGTGGGTGTGGGTACCTAACACCGCGGCGGCAGTGCCGGCAACAGCGTGGGCGAATGCCTGCTTTTCGTTGATGCTCAACCCGTGGAAATCCACGATGACCGCGCCGCTCCGGTCAATCGACTGCCACGCCTGCCACGGGGACGTCAGGTGTTGTCGTCCGGTCAACCATCGGCCGAACAACGGCTCCGGCTCCACCACGGCGGTCCTGCTCATCAGGTTGACCACGGTGAAATCCATTCCCGAGACATTCATTTGGAGCACCCCGGAGCCGGGCAGACCGTCGGGCATGTTGAACGGGCGCAGCACCCTCGGGTGGGCGAGCACCTTCTCCACGTCCGGCATATCTCCGTCCCAGGAATGATTGCCCCCGGTGATGACGTCGACGCCGGACTCCAACAGGCGCTCTGCCGCTTCAGCATTGAGCCCAAAGCCGGTTCGGATACGGGGGCCGCTGCGCTGCGCGTTCTCCGCGTTGACCACGGCAAGGTCGACCTCGCATTGCGAACGCAGCCCGGGCATGCGTTCGCAGACATAATCGAGTGCAGCCGGACCGACGACATCGCCGAGAAAAAGCACGCGGGCCATGTTCCCCCATTCGTCAGCGGGCCCGGTGATCCCGGGCACGGCCCCGGTGTACGCACCACGGGTGGCCAGCTGGCAACGGGGCGGTTACACGACGAGGTGTACCCGGCTACTTGTTCACCGAAAACTGTTGACATGCTAAGTTTTTGAGACCTGCCTCACTTATCCGCATGACGGCCACGCACATTCCCCTGGTGTTAACGCCCACGTCAACGACGTTCGGTATCGCGGTCGCATAGATCCTGAAACTGAGGAGGTATTTGACGGTTCCTCATCATCAGGGAGAAGTCCATGACACGGACCCTGGATGCCAGCACGACGTCCGCCCGGACACCAGTGGATCCGATCGAGGAAGCCCTCGACAACGCGCCGCTGAGCCTGTTTCACCTCAAGGCCGCCGCGACCGCGGGCGCCGGCTTTTTCACTGATGCCTACGACCTCAACGTCATCGGCACCGTCATCCTGCTGGTCAAGCCGGAATTTGGGCTGAACTCCGGACAGGTGGCGCTGCTGACCAGCTCGGCCCTGCTGGCGGTGGCCGTCGGCGCGTTCGTCTTCGGCCGGCTCGGCGATCTGCTCGGCCGGCGCACCGTGTACGGGCTGGAGGCCGCGATCATGGTGGTCGGTGCATTGCTGTCGGCGTTCGCTCCGAACTTCACCTGGTTGCTGGTCGCCCGGTTCATCCTCGGCGTCGGCATCGGCGGCGACTACCCCGCGTCCAGTGTGATCACGACGGAGTACGCCAATCGCTTCAACCGCGGTCGGGTTGTCGGCTTCGCGTTCCTGTTTTTCGCGTTGGGTCAGGTCGCGGCATACCTTGCGGCGCTGCTGATTCTGGCGACGGGAACGCCGCATGAGCTGGCCTGGCGGCTCATTCTGGGCCTCGGTGCGCTGCCGGCGCTGTTGGTGTTGTGGAATCGCCGACACATGCCCGAGTCGCCGCGCTGGACACTGCGAGTCGCCCGGGACCGCGAACGCGCCGAAAGTGACCTGTCGGCGTTCTCGGCGACCACACCGCTCGCCGCCGCCACCGGCAAGGCACGGGTCAAGGTCCGGCTCTCCGAGGTGCTGACCAACCGGCACTTCCTGATCACGCTGATCGGCACCGGCGGCAGTTGGTTCTTCTTCAACATCGCCACCTACGGCAACGCGGTGAGCCAACCGCTGCTGATCAAAAGCATCTCGCCGTCGACGGCGACCATCACCAATGTGGCGATCAATGCCGTGCTGATGATCTGCTTTGGCCTGAGTGGTGCGCTCGTCGGCTTGGCGGTGGTGGATCGATTGCGCCGCACCACCCTGCAGATCTCGGGATTGGCGTTGTGCGCGGGGTCGATGTTGCTGATCACCGTGATTCCGGGATTGACCCATACCGTCATCGCGTTCGCGGCGGTGTTTGGACTGTCGTTATTCGGCACCACCTTCGGCCCGAACTATGCGCTGATCTTGCTCGGTGCGGAGTGCTATCCCACCACCGTGCGCAGCACCGGGCACGGGTTGTCGTCGTGCCTGGGCAAGGTGGGCGGTTTCATCGGCGCTCTGCTCACGCCCTTGGTGCTGAGCGGAATGGGGCTGCGTATCACCACGCTGCTAGCCGGTGTGTGCTTCCTGCTCGCGGGTGCCGCAACGCTGGTGTTGCGCGACCCATCCGGGGTCCCACTGGACGACGCGAGCGCTGGTATGCGCTGGGGGGTGCGAGCAGCGCCCACGGAAGGTCTGGGTGCAGAGCCCTAAGTGGTGGCATAGCCGGAGTTCACGACGACACGCGTCATTCGCTCGCCGCGTTTTCTGGAATCGACCTCTGTGTCAACCGTTCCTGCTATTTGGCTTGGTGCCGCGACCGCCATTCCTGCCACAACAGGGACGGGGTCTGGTACCAGACCGACTTCGATGCACCTACGGCGTCCCGGCTCGTGACCTCCGGCGTCCGCACAATATGCACAACGCGATCTTCATCCATGTATTTGACCCAACGCTCGTCGTAGGACAGCACATAGACCGGTTCTTTCACTTTCGCAGCGACAGTCAACCTCTCCTTCGGAAGCCAAACACCCGAACTGAGCCAAAAAAGTAGTGGCGCAGCCACGAACATGACTGCCCACGCCTGCGCCATTCCAGTGTTTACTTTTTCGGCGGCCGGATGGGAGAAGTGACGCATCAACACCACGCCAACCATGCACGAGACCAGCACGACGAAGCATCCGAGATTGATAAGGATGTATCGCAACGGCATCGCAAAAAAGTCGATGAATCCGACGAGAAGGAGAAGCAACACAAGAGATGGCCATCGACCAGGCTTTCGTGCGGACCCTACCTTGACGATGATGCTGAAAAAGAGCCACCACGTTAGGAGAGAGCTTCCAAGTGGAATGATCGTTGCCAGCACCAACGCCGTAACGTTCAGATTTTGCATTAGCGATTTGAGGGTCTCAGTGTTTCCGCGTGCGAGTGTCATCAGCCGCAAGCAAGCGAAAACGGCTGGAAGTAGACCTAGAAGCCAGATCGAGAATGTCCAGTCTAGGGGCGTTCCGGACTGCCGGCCTGAAACGCTAATCATCTGGCGCCCGAGTTGGGCGGTGGACGCGAAGGGTCGCCAAACCGTTACACGATCCGCTTGGTGTTGCCGCTGCGGTGGATCGGTGTGTGTTGTGGGCGTAGAGTCTTCTGTCATTAGGGCCCGTTGGTGCCTGTCAGAACTGACGACCGGTTTGGTGTTCGGAGAACCGTCAGACTACCTGCAAAAGATATCGGCAGGGTGAATTTGGGCAATTGCATCGCCAATGTTCACGATCCCCATAAACTTCGACGGTTTGATTGGGCTAGTCGCTCAAACCGCGTTCGCGGGGAAGCGGCCCAGGATCGAAATTGGCGCCCTCGCCATTCCATTGGTGTTCAGCGGATGGAGCTGCGCACGATGACCCGGCTGCCGGGCGTCTATTTTTTACTCGCGGGTATCGCGACGAAGATGTTGTCATGGTTGCCGTGTCGCGAGCGCCGCTACGAGCTCGCAACG
This Mycobacterium simiae DNA region includes the following protein-coding sequences:
- a CDS encoding TetR/AcrR family transcriptional regulator; this translates as MSTPRGPAPATALQLVLAAERLFAEHGLAGVSLRQISMEAGSSNNSAIRYHFGSKDGLLRAIFAYRISDLTQRRALLRARADPNDLRAQLEAHVLPLLEFAESPDSSYVSFVEQLQRSGQVDVVLFQSDAMRSQEEFTSGMQRLLSHLPDPVRVMRIQHAQDLAVHIAAERERAIRRDDAIVPFALFVSGVVDGLTGFLEAPVSAETTALITRNNSNS
- a CDS encoding MFS transporter, with protein sequence MTRTLDASTTSARTPVDPIEEALDNAPLSLFHLKAAATAGAGFFTDAYDLNVIGTVILLVKPEFGLNSGQVALLTSSALLAVAVGAFVFGRLGDLLGRRTVYGLEAAIMVVGALLSAFAPNFTWLLVARFILGVGIGGDYPASSVITTEYANRFNRGRVVGFAFLFFALGQVAAYLAALLILATGTPHELAWRLILGLGALPALLVLWNRRHMPESPRWTLRVARDRERAESDLSAFSATTPLAAATGKARVKVRLSEVLTNRHFLITLIGTGGSWFFFNIATYGNAVSQPLLIKSISPSTATITNVAINAVLMICFGLSGALVGLAVVDRLRRTTLQISGLALCAGSMLLITVIPGLTHTVIAFAAVFGLSLFGTTFGPNYALILLGAECYPTTVRSTGHGLSSCLGKVGGFIGALLTPLVLSGMGLRITTLLAGVCFLLAGAATLVLRDPSGVPLDDASAGMRWGVRAAPTEGLGAEP
- a CDS encoding N-acetylmuramoyl-L-alanine amidase is translated as MTTVERPPRDPNAVSRRHMLRLVGNVGLAATIAACAPPSVADPAAPNPVAAPLLCRDAWGARPARPGGRVHTITRMTLHHEAVVLGDNRNSPSRLRQDQRYHQDQLGWIDIAYHVGVDRNGNIYALRGTEYAGDTATDYNTMGHFLVLCEGDFDREEVSEAQLHGAALAFAWAAQRFVIAPDTLAGHRDLANTSCPGANLYAHLSSGDLKRRITNLLAAGPVNLRSFCGPEAAERVAAIEAGH
- a CDS encoding DUF4345 domain-containing protein — protein: MTILVLVVTAVFFLGMGIYALAAPAALIRVFGITLSKPESRAEVRAVYGGFGLAIAGALAFAAQQSDTGSPRTGIMIAVGLALAGMAFGRLVSAVIDGRTPFYPNWFYFLVEVVGATALLLTARG
- a CDS encoding YmdB family metallophosphoesterase: MPGITGPADEWGNMARVLFLGDVVGPAALDYVCERMPGLRSQCEVDLAVVNAENAQRSGPRIRTGFGLNAEAAERLLESGVDVITGGNHSWDGDMPDVEKVLAHPRVLRPFNMPDGLPGSGVLQMNVSGMDFTVVNLMSRTAVVEPEPLFGRWLTGRQHLTSPWQAWQSIDRSGAVIVDFHGLSINEKQAFAHAVAGTAAAVLGTHTHEATLPLHLLPGGTALVTDVGMTGATGGVIGIDPEHWVAEIRGEDYGALPPYRLASGPMTMGAVLLTIDGTRCTAIERVH